The window acatttttcatgttattgTAGCATCAAATAATCAgtcctaaaaataaaagaaattgtaCCACTTCAAACTGTAGTACATAGAAATCACAAAAACTACATTCACATTATGTTAAAAAAGTTCCCTTAAACCCACTAAAGGAAGAAGATTGTGCCAGGTACGTCCTGCCACCCACACTCTGGCACACAGCACTTACAATAAATTAAAGGATGATTTACAGCCATAAACAGACCAGCACAGAAGCCAGGGTGAGCGATGGCTTTTGGGTCATTCTCTTAATTTCCGATACTTAGAATCTGTTGCAAACTGCCCTATACTTCTCATACCTTGGGGTACCTCTTTACAGTGCAGGAATTTCTTATTCCCAACGTACAggtggagaaactgaggcattTGCTGGGCGCAGGATTGGACTCTAGAAATTTCTGCCTCAGTGCTAAGCTGAGGTCAGCCCTCCTTTTGTGGGTTGAAGCGAAACTGTTAACAAGACAGTTTTCAAGATAGTTTCATTGCTTTTGCTTGTTACTGTAAtatattacaaagaaaatgttgGAACAAGGTCTTCTACTGACATGCTTCTAGGGTCAGAGGCTGCCTTTTAGAGAACCCCGCAGACAGATCCATTAAAATCCAGCTGGTTACTCAGAGCCCATAACACAGAAAAAACTCAGGCAAACTGAGCCAAATAACGTTACCGGTCCTAATCACACACAGTCCCATTTACTGTCACCCTGTGGTAGatgagagcagaatttggccttcGGTACAGAAAGGCTCTCAGAAGTCAGTGCCGGCACACGCAGACCTGCCCGGGCATTCACCGCGCAGCCCCGCCGGAGCTGCGCCGATGTGCACCTCGAACGTGGAGTAGCTGCAGTAACCACTTGTGCATTACGGGTCCATAATGCAGAATGCACAGTGAAAAGCCTTTGGGTAAAGCTGGAAACTGTGCATATAAAACAGTTGCTTTTTATATCTTGTGTATTGGTTTTGTGGGTAAACAGCctgcaaaattgcattttttaaatataaatgttttctttagttaCAGCAACACATAAAAGCACTGGGAACTAGCAGACATAGCTCCTCCCAGTCTTGGAATTCAGAGATGAGCAAATGGATTTGTAATACCTTCTGCCCCCAAGCCAACAACCGAaaattgcttcattttgctTCCCACTTTTCAGCTAGGAGGAAATGCGTATGGCCAGGCTACGCATCTCGCGGAACGGGCCACGTTGTGGCAGAAGCACTGACAGAACCTTACAGACAGCGACACCGCTAGCAAATATTGGTACCAGTTGAATGCCTGGGTAACAACGTCCCACTGTGCTTGTAGGTGGATGAAGGTGTGCTTGTGCACTTTGCAGATGCAGACCCGATCAAAATCCATCTGAAATCAATAGGAAAGACATCCTTTGACTTCGGTGGACTTTGGATCAGGGCTGTAACAGGGTTGTATTTGAGCCCGAAGTGCTGTTTGTATTTTCCGCTCTTAAGTTTTTAGTTATCTTTACTCTTCTGGAGAATAATATCTCCAAAACCGAGGTGTATCCCCCAGGGTGTACACAGAAGAAACAAGGCAGCCCCTCCTTTGCAAAACTCAGTCTGAATTCGAAACTGTTAGAAACAACGtacagaggcagagagaggattaaaatacaaaacaagcagCACTTCAGTGGATTCGTGTGATGGGAAAGGGACACCGTAAAAATGACATGCCAAAGTTGAATGCGTTAggtctctgcctctcctctggTGATTTCAATGCCATATTTGATCTGCAGTTAACATGGCCTCTGAAAATCAAATCATACTCCGTTGGGTTTGTAGTTTACCCTCAACAATGGCTGGTTCAGGTCTTACAGGCTGAGTAATAACGGGGTGAGACATGAAACAGGCAAAAACTGCTTCATTTCCATGCTTCCAGCCAAACAAAGAAGTGCTTgcaacagcaagaaaataagcCATACTTTAATTTGGTGAGTGGGAAGAGGAATTAGAGAAGTCATTGTTGTTCTATGACTCAGAAGTCAGTAAGCAGAACCTGGTTAGACTGTCACCGCACTGGAGGATTAAACTCACATGAGTCCCTAAAAACCAGCACTGAAAGAGAGAGTTCTGCTTTGAAAGTGGTCTGAGACTAAAAAAACATTATCCATGATTCCCCTTTCCAGTTTTATGAACACAGCTTGTTCATTTAAAGTAAGAGCTGCAGATCAGGCACTCTGCCAAAAGACAACGTGCACTGTCTCATAATTAATTCAGACCCATAGTCAGAAATTTTCACAGCTCTGGAAGAGAGCCCCATCCTGTTCCCACTTAAATCAGTTCTAGTGACTTCACTGGAAGCAGGCTGACGCCCATTATCTCTCgataaaagcaagtaaaaataaatgaaaaaatacagatatggGTACGTCTGTACACTTGTTCTAGTTCAGTATTCCatacagcaacaaacaaaacaaaatcaccCCCTCATCAAGTTCCCATTAATGACTGATTATTTGCAGGGTCTTCCCTGGCACTCATCGTGCAGATTTATGAGGGAGTGTTGctatttaaattcttcttcctttttttttagtatgcAGGATAGGGGTTTTCACGTGCTGTTAACACATAATACTGATGACGGCATGACCGGCAGTTGTGTAGGGTGACAGGATGGCATGTGAGTGCATGTTTGAGCCTATGtggaatttggtcggcttttaacTCATTTTGGGACCTGCCTGTGAAACAAATCTGGGAGCTTTGTGCATGAATTCCCTATGATTTTTGTGATGAAGTTGCGTACGTGTATGTGATACCAGTGCAATGTATCAAAACCACTGTGCTAAGTACATATCCTAGGCCATAGTCAATTTGCTTTGATGTTTCTCATCCTCTgaggtttttccttcttttatttttatggtgcTGTCCTTTCTGGCTGTGGCTGCCAGCTGAAATGAAGTGACCGCCCTTGTGCTCAGATCACCGCCTGACAGGATGGCACATCCTCAACTTAGTCACTGTTATCATTTACTTACAAGCAGTGCAATTCCCATCCCACCTccaaaaacacccacaaaagAAAACCTCCGTTTCCTTGGTTTTTAATTATGTATCTTTATATCGTTATGCTCAGGggataaacatttaaaaaatcctacTTCTGCCATTTGTGTTTGAATTGTGAGGATAAGAAACATTCTCTTGTATTTGGCCTTAAGAGTGGGTAACtgcatttgtgcattttttaCCTCTGCATTATAATGTtgtccctttttttgtttttatgtatttatttttttttttaagaatctcATTGGTCTTataagaaacagtaaaaagacCCTATGCTTAAGGAAGCAATCTAGCTTCTGTTTTACAgacttgcttttaaataaaatattttttgttgttttgtaattttacttCCATGATCTTTTATATGGAAACCCTAGAATATCATTAATATAAAAGTCTGCCTAGGCTACCACTTCTCTATAATATGGCTCATGTAGTCCTCAGTGGGCAAGCGTCCTTGCTCTTCCGTCTCTTCCTTGGGAAGTGCTTCATTGGACCGGTGAAGAAGCCTCTCTTCCCGATTCTTTATCCTCTGCTCCATCCTCTCTAGCTGCCGTTTGTACTGGTAGCGCTGTTGGAAGAGGTCCTTTGCATAGTCATAGAGCTGCATGTCCAAGTCATTGAGCTCCTCAATCCTCCGGATGGTGTCGTTATCCACCtccacccctcctgccctggtaCTGTTGTACTGCATAAAGGGCCGGATGAATTTCAGATTAAAAGTTCTCTCAAACAGGTACTGAGTCTTTCTCTGGAACTCTGTCAGGCCGAAGAAGGCCATGTCTTTGAGGTTCTTTTTTGCACTCTCCAGCAGGATCTGTGCTCGCTTGTTCTCTGGGATGAAAGACATGTTGTAGCAGCCAACTAAGCTCAAGTCAGCCAACATCCTCACTTGGCGGTTGTTGGCCAAATTATACGGGCAATCCATGAACTCCTGCAGCGTGCAGCCTGACCAGTCTGTGCCTTCGTAGCACGATGGCAGCTCTTCAGGAGTTGGTGTCCTGCCATCACACATGTGCAAGGAGGTCTTCCAAGTAGCTCCTCGTTGGACGTGACGCCATTCGCTGAGGTAACGAGATACAGGGTCTCTCAGCAGCGTGATGTAGTAAAATTTTCTacaagaagaggagaaaataaaataaatattctgctAGTAACAAGAAAGATGCTTGGCAAGCTGAGATCTAGTGCAGATATCAAAAAGACAAGAGTAAATCAACATCACAGCATCCATTCCACTGTATTCTTGGATTATTCTTGCAATATCTCATGTGAAGTAGTTTGTGCAAGATTAGACCcatgtttctctttctcattgCCCACCATTTTAGTCTTGCCAAGTAGTAACACTTTCACCGGGACATCCATCTCCAGCAACAGACTGCAATCTCAGAACAAATCATCAGGATTCAACTGATCTAATAACTTCAGAGAGCAACTGTGACTTTAGGGACTGCCTGGCCTCTCACACGACCACGCGCCCTTGGAATGAGCCAGGACTTGCTCTGCAAGGCAGCCCAGCAATTGCTCTGTTTATGAGCTGGGCCTATCATTTTCACTTCATGCAGATGCTGACCAGGACACCTACTGCTTGATTGATCTGACTGCCTAGCTGAAATCTGGGAGTCTGCACCGAGTAGCAGGATAACACCACAGGAACGTAAGTGAAAAATAATGGGAAATCAGGAATGTAATACGCTTTGTAGAAATAGAAGGCCTGAGTTGACAACCAGCAATAGTAGCAATGGTTTATTCTCATTTCAGCTAATCTGCTATGAATTCGAACAGACTGAAGACATACTTTTGATACGTGAGACTAAAAAGGGTGAAAAACCAAGACAATCAGGAGGAACACACATAGTGACAGGGGGCATTCTTGCTGTTCCAAGTATAATGAAGTCCCCAACAATACAAGCTGTCCCTCGAACTGAAAACATGACAGCGGTCTTGTACAGAGAGACCCTCCAGCTTCAGCCCCCCTTAAGCCGGGATAAAGTTCTGGGATTGATAGTGATGGCAGCCTGTAATGGCCCTCTccagacagagggaaaagagCCTATTTTTCCTTAGCTTCCAGTAGCTTGGGACTATGGTGTCTCCAAGTGTTTCTAGAACAAGGAAACACCTTCTCTAAGTTGCTAAAGCTGGCAGGGAATTAAATCCACATGTGCTCCCAGCGCGTGGGGCTGTGTGACACTGTACGCAAATGGGAGCACCTGGCTTTGGCAGGGCAACGCACGCATGCTATTGGAAATACTTCATGtagggggggtggtggtggattCATTTTCCCACCAGCAATACATCCTTAGAATGCTGCTAGGGCTTACTGCCCTGCTGGCTCGGCTTGGGAGAGCTGAATGTGATAGCCATTATGAGGGCACTGCACAagtttttgagaagaaaaaaaaaagtcaaaaaattctgctttggCTAATATTAACACACCCATATTTTCCTAGCATCTTCGAAATTACTCTTCCTAGCAGTAACCCAAATTACTGCAGTAAgagtaatttaagaaaatacatcaaAGACATTGCCCGGGAAGTCTGATTTTAAGGAATGTTTGCTTTCTCAATTTATTATTAACTTGCTGAAGGGTTGTTCCAAAGCAGTAAATTTTGGTCTTTTCAACAATGGCAATGGGCGTCCACTCAAGCTTCAACTCCTCTCCTGGCTTCTGCCTTCAGAACTAGGGCTGGTAAAAACATTTACTATTTTTGGAAACTTCTCCATCTCTTCATAGCAGGGGTATCACGCTGTCTAGTAATACTGTCTAGTACTGTCTGTGtacagggagaggggagaaagaaggggagCAGCGTGCATAAGAGAAACACTTCCCTTAAACTtacctctttttccttcatttacaTTGCAGGCTGTAACAATTCAGCTACCCAGACTGAGATGCAGCTATGATTTATATAGACAGTGCTAAGAAACCTCTAACAGATGGGGATAAAATATGAcagtggaaggaaaaggaaagcaatgatGAATACCAGATGTTCAAGCGACAGACACTGATGCTGAACACTACCAGCATTTTTTAACCTGTGAACCGTAGTGGACTTTTTATTTACACCAGTGTATTCCAAAGgttgcattttttcctgaagcaggTAGAAGCCAATTATTATTATGTGGCTTACGGAAGCAACTAGGAGTTTCACCTAAGATCAGGACTCACTTATGAGGTATCCAAAGACAGAGGAGGAGCTGATTCCTGTCCAAACCTGCAGTCTATACAAGTATGGattggaaaaaaggaagaattagtATCTGCATTTTGTAGACAGGGGAACCACAAATATTAAAAGATGTGCATAAGGTCAAATGGGTGTCTGCGGCAGAGCTGGCATGAAGGTGATTCCTGTAAGTCTGAGTCcagtttctcctctctctctctgtttaaATTTTGGGAGTCTATTAGTAGTCTATCTATTAGTCTGTCTCTGGAAACCGGAATACAGGCAATGGAAGCAGGCCCCTGGAGGTACTTTAGGAAGCTGCCCCAATGGGGcgtaaaaaacccaaaataaaacagagactTCAATGCAGAAGACTAGTTTAAACCACTTAAGTTGAGATGCACCACTGACATACCAAAAGTTATGCTCCCAAACCTGTATTTAGCTTTCTGGAAGGATGCTAGTTTCAGAGGCGCAGATTCACCCAGCTCtcaggaaagggaagagcaaaCCTTTAGGAAGACTGGGGCCTCAGGAACCAGAGAGATGAGCCACTTTGATATTAGATGAATGACCATGGAAGTATTCACCCGAGGTACTTAAGATACTGAAGTTTCCATTCTCAGACTGTAACTTGGGGATTGCCTTTAAGTTCAGAGAAAAGTCAGATACCTCTCTAAAGCATCATCCATTAGGAGCATCGTTATGAACATCGTGAGCCAGAAAGTCGGGGGAACTTTGCACCAGCGTGGTTGAGAACACAGGCAATGCCACTTGTCAGTAGTGGCTGGAAATTTATGAGGAACCACATGACTAGTAAGTTCTCTTTTGTCATCGGAGATAAAATAAACCCATAAAAAACATGCAGCTGTGAGTGCCCTTCCTTTCAGCATGGTGCCCCAGACAGCTACTTAACATAAGTATTCCTAAAGGCTCTTTTCAGAAGTGTGGTCTTCTCCTAGCCCAGATGGTTCCACTCAATACTGCctcataaaaaacccaaacagcccCAGTTTGGTCACGCAATGCCAAGTCTCACTGGCCTTCCTGGAGTTAACAAGCTTGAGCAAGAAAAATGGACATTCTAGTTAgtaagaaatttcttttctttttcttcccatgtgAAGCTGGGCAGAACAGCATTGCTACTCTTGCAGGCTCCCCTTCTACTTATCCATGGGGTTGTGATCCCCAGAgggcaaagaaaagcagaagccaAAGTCACAGCTCTGCCTTGCCTTGCATTATTGTCCCTGGCGGTCCCGATGTGAAAATCCACCTGAAGCTCCCCGAGGCATTTGCAACTTCAGCGCTGCAACTCGGATGTACATGCAAGCTGCAAAGTTTTGTCTGAGGAAAGAACCACTAGTGTATTTATTAAACAGGGCAAAATGAAATCGTGGTTTTGATAAACAAGTCTGTATTAGAACTGAAGTTTCAGGGAGACAAAAATCCAGTACTGGAAAGGAAGGGCAATCTTGTAATTGTAGTACACAAATGAATTCAGGAAACTTGAGTGTAAGTACCCCTTCTGTTGAAATTAGCCTATGTGCCCCAGACagatctctctctctgcctcttaTTTCCCGTGTGTGAAGGGCTGACAACGTCTCCTTTGTCTATTTTGGCAATTCAAAACATAACATCTTTTGGAGCAGGAACCGTCTCCTTCAATGATTATGCAAAGCCCCTGTTTCAGCGTGGATTGAGGTCAGAGGACAATAGTTAACTTGAGGCGTATTTTCATGACACAGGCGGCAGGGGCACTGGTGCCCTACGGGATTCCCACCCCGGACCTCTCCTTCCCATTCTCACACAGCAGCCACAAAGCAGCCTTAGTTTTGCCAGCAGagttggggggtttgggggttttttgggggatttCGTTTTGGTCAGGGCCATGCTGCAAATGCATTCACTGAGCAGATCTGGGTTAAAAATAACCCTTTCTTGCAGACATGAAGGAGTGCCTGAAGCCCCTATTTAGTAATATTCTGCCTTAATTCCTGTCAGCAGGTTCCTCAGCTAATGAAGGGGAAATGAAACCCTTCTTCCTCTAAAAGAccaattccttctcttttgctaATAACCAGTCAACATAATTCTGATAAAGTGACAGATTCTAAATATGATGCTATTATCTCTCTTCagttcatttccatttattCTTTCCTACACTCCGATACACCCTTCTCACTTCCCACTGCTGGTCTCTAAAATCTGCCGAGAACTGCTTATTTGACTGTGCAATCCCCTATTCTTTGCTGTGATTAAATGCTTCCCTCCCACACAGCCAAAATATcgtattttttatttctacaggtTATTCACTGAGCTTTCAAGCATCCctcacaggaaaagcaaaatctatAACAAGTCCTTCTTGACTGCTGTGGTGGCCTTCCATCAGACAGAGAGCAAAATAAGGATAGCCACTTCCAATCATATGTGCTTCATCCTGCCTGccaggagggggaaggggaaggaagctgCATAGGTCAGCTGCAACCACATAACCCCAATCTGTCAAAGCACCATGCCCCCAGGCTACAATTTTTctactgctgaagaaaaaaaataataaaaaaatctttctatgtCCTTGCTGAATTGACTGAACTGAGCAGGGTGTCTGCCAGCTTGCAGGAATGAGAAAcactctgttttgtttaaaagaagtAGTAATGTCCAATTTGTGGCTGATTTAAGGCATCTTTGTAAGCCAAGCCCGTGCATTACGCGCTCCTCAAATCATTTGTGAGGGTCCTTGTTCAGTTCATGCTGGCTCTCACTGTAAATGGTTTATCACTAAAACAACCAGCGAATTTGCCTCCCACCAGCGAAATGAGATCGTGCACCTACCCTGCCGTTAGTCTCCAAGGAAAGAAGAACCAGAGCAGTCAGACCCCTACTGCGATCACTTAAACCCTCACCTTACAGAGACAATTAAAGGGACTATTAGCTAACTGGTACCTCCACTGAAAATGGACAGTGTCTCCTACAGGAGCAGTTCCAGCAAGGAGTTGCAGGTAAATAATAAGTAAAGGCAACTCAGGTGTCTCTGGAGGAGCTGAGAAGGTGGCGGATGAAAGTTTCTAAGAAATTTACATTCTTATTATAAAGTCACACTAAATGATACCTACAAATAACGGACGTATGAAAATCTGATCGACCCTTCTGCCCAGAGCCCCTGAATGACCTTTGGCTACTGTAGGACATGTGGAGGTGCAGACCACTCTCCGGCCAGCCTCCGCACTTGCTTCGGGAAAAATTGCCTCCTGCCTTATCTACCCCCAGTACACCAAACCCCTGCTTACCACTGTTACAGCCCAAACTTGGGAAGACTCCAcgtatttccttttttttttttttttaactctacaGTCAGATTTCTTGCATAACAAAACACACTCTCAGTTAGAGATTGGAATTGAATATATGTACAATGATTACTTCCTTTGGTAGCAAATAGCCCTAATTTTCCTCAGTCTATTTCCTCTCATCTGGTGTTCATTTAGACTCTTCCTGCATTTCACACACAATAAACTCTTCAGCCCCTTCAAagtcatagaaaaagaaagaaaaccccaagcaaacaaacaaacaaacaaacaaataaacaaagtCTCTTCTGTCCCCTATGTTTAAATAAACGCTGCCACACAAACCGCCAAAAGCCAAGAAATTTAACAGCGAAGCCAATCCCCCAGTACCCAGACCGCGTAGACACCTACAGCAACTGCTGTCTCTTCCCGTAAACGAGGGGGGTGTCTTCACAGCAAGTCAGCGCTCGCTTGGGTAACTGCGTTTGTTTTGCAcggttgggtttgttttgcctGATGGCCTCTGCTCTTGGGACTCCGCTGTATTAAAAGATGGGAAGTTTTGAAACGTAATCACCAGCACGCAGGCTCTGCTCACCCTCCGCATCTTCACTCAGGGACTCTTCCTCGGGTCCGATTTCGCCACGGGCCAATTGCCGACGCAGCGATCCCTGGGCCGTGCCGCTGGCAGCCCACTGGGAGGtaacccccaaacccagcccTCCGCCAGCTCCCGGAGTTGGAGGCAGAAGAGAATACGCTCGGACTACAGACAAATTGACACGCTTTGCTTCCAGACGGAAAAATTAAACTCTCTGAGACTCTCTCGGCTGGATGCAATCCAAAGCACAGGTTTCTCCACACACAAGGGTGGCTTTCAGTCCAGCTACCCTTTCTTCTAAAGGAACAGTTGGAGGCTACACCCTGTCACAATTTGGCTGTATTTTTGAGAGTATTTAAACCAAAAGCTACTATACGAACGCCTGTCTGTGTGTGGATGCTCCAGAAACCGCTCGCCTGCTTCTCCTCATCTCGGGCATCTGCAAAGTGGAGTCTCACATGCCACGCCAGCTCCAAGAAACCACTACTAACTGATCTgcacccccagctcctcctAAGGCAAGCGGGGAGTAAGAAGGGCCGTTCTTCCAGAAAAgcttaaatacagtttaatacAAACATACATTCCTCCATTCCTGAGAAAGGGGTTTCAAAGCAGATTCTGGAGTCTGTGGAAGACCCCGGCCTGGCAGCCCAGCACCTGAGTGCCTGCTGGGTGCTCGGAGCTGTGGAGCCTCGCTGACGGGACGTGTCTAACGCCCTCTGAAACACAGGACAGGGTGCGAGCACCAGAAAAAAGAGCACTTCTAGAACCGGCAACATTTACATGGCTTTGGGGGCTGCAGCCTCGCCTGCTGCCCTTCTGGTTCGCAGTTACTGGTCAGGAGTACGCAAAAACCTCTTAGGGAAAGACGggttaaaaatggaaaaacagagcGAGCTCTAATCCCAGCAGCTACAACAACACTGGCTGAGAGTATATCAGTTCTGTACCAGACTGCAGAGTGTAAATGAACCTGAGATTACTTAGGTCTGGTCTTTTGGATTTGAATAGCTGTAGAGTCAGACTCTGTTACATATTTCTATCTTTTAGCAGGAATTAAAGTGTGTTATATCCATTATATATACACTTAAAAATACCAGTACTATTTAACAGTgagttaaaaatacaatttaactGTGAGTAGGCATGCATGAAAAGCcacacctcttttttttccctgtatatTTCATAAAACGTGGAGGATTTTGAGCACTTTGCAGTCCTGGCTGATGCAGCCTTTCGACGTACCATGAACGGTCAGGCTGCAGTGCCAGCAAGGGCGTGTGAAGCTCCTGCGTGTGGGTACCTGTGGGCACCAAACATGGCACATCTTTCTTGCGAAGGCAGTAGAAAAGATAACAGAAGCTGACAGTGAAGGAGAAGACAGAAGAGCAATCAGCAGCTCAGGCATTTCACGAGAGGAACAACTTTAAACAAAAGCTCCCGGTTTGGTGTTCGCAAGACACGCACGCGCTCTGAGTCGCGGCTTTAAAAACACCAGACAGAGTCCGACACAATGGCAAGGGCCTTCTGCAGCCTGGTGGTGAAGAAACCTGCAGACGTGCAACCAAGGAAAAGATCAATCTGTGTGCTCGATCCGCACATCCTGCAGCGATCCGGCCTTGACTTTGGAATCCGATAGGAGCGATAGCGCTGTGTGTCTGCACGCGCCTCTGCACACATGGTGGCTGCAGCGCAGTAACAGCTCAGTGTGAGATGTCTCTATTTAAAGTTGACCTACGAAGAAAGGTAGGTCTACAAAGCAATAGTTAGAATACTATTACGGATATATTTCTTTTACCTAGATACTCCTTCTGAATTATATTGGTaaaggctgcagagctggagtgGAGGTACAAAGGATGAAAGTGAGCCCCAAGGGCAGATGGGTGAAACTGTGGTTCGGTAGAAAGCTGGGAGGACACACGTAGCCTTGATACCCACCTGGGGAGTGGCAGTACGACACAGACTATTCCATACTGGTGAGGTATATATGGTAATAAGGGTGCATTTTATGTCTGGAATCAAATGCAGCATCAGGATAGGTATGGCTGGGTATTAATTCCTCTGAAACCATCAGAAACGGACACTTTCAGGATGATTATCTCCATAAATGAAATGAGGGTACGCTTTTACCTTAGGTCTCAGTGTTGTGCAGTGCTGATACTTGCTGTGTTCATAATACACTGTTACACATTCAGCCCCGGTTCAGATTTGTTAGCAATATACTACTAATAGGCTTTTACCCAGGAAACAAGTATGGTCCTATCACCCTTGTGTCTCATCGCTGTTTTATATCCAATTAGCAGAATAGACACAGACTATGAGTTTTAACaacatctctgcttttcaaGAAAACTGAGCTGCTGTGTTAGCACAAGAATTTCCTGTTGCACTGTCTCTTGCAAACAAGTTAATCTAAAAAAAGATACATGACATGTTATGAACCTTAGGAGTGAACCGCcagttcatttttcaaaatgacagACGTGATGAAAATTGGCCaaaggcttggaaaaaaaaaagtgggggtcAGGGTGAGGGTAGCAGATGGGGGCGGAGAGGAAGGCATTCCAGAGCCCTCTGGAGCCTTGGACTCCTCTAGGACCCATTAAAAGCTTATGTTACTTGCACCGTTTATAAACAAGTGCTTTCTTTTGCCATCATAACCTTCCTCATATCAAGCGCTCAGGAAGTGTTGACTGCTGTCTTCTACTGAAGCAAGGCACCAAAAATGACGGCGAGTTACAAATCAAATACCTTTGATTTATTACCTTTCCCAAGTTTCGTGAGGTTTGTTGTGATTCCTGAGTGACCTCAGTAAACCGACTAATCAATAGCACATCTGAACGCTGACAGACTGCAATGGAAAGTTTCACTGCCAGAAGGATTACATCAATGCTGGCAGGGGACAGACGGTAGAACTGTGGACTGCAACCCATGCCTATTCTTTGcattcttttgctttcattactGCCCCTGCTGTCATCAAGGTAAGAAATTGCAGGATGAAAACCCACTGCCATTCTccaaaagaaaagttttcagtCCTTTCACTTACTGGCTCTATCACAGAGACTTTCCTTTTATTGATTTTAGCATTACACAAAATACAGACTTTAGTAACACATTACAGCCATATTGACAATAAAATATCTGCCAGAAAGGTACTGTACCCACCAATTTTTTGAGTTTCTCCCTGTATGTTAGACATACTAGAATCATGCAAGAAACAAATCAACCCCTGAAAGAAGAGTAATGAGACATCTGCAATGAGACACTAAACTTTTAATCTTTGTGTCAGAGACCAATTTGCACTGGATGGGTAGTGTAAAatagcagattgcaccctgtGAGTAGATAGTTTAAGTTGAAAACATTTGGGGTCTCATTCTAGCTCCAGGGGGTAAGCGCTGTCCCCTAATGAACTGCCAGTGCAGGCTGCCATCTTA of the Grus americana isolate bGruAme1 chromosome 9, bGruAme1.mat, whole genome shotgun sequence genome contains:
- the HS6ST1 gene encoding heparan-sulfate 6-O-sulfotransferase 1, encoding MKRAGRTMVERTSKFLLIVAVSVCFMLILYQYVGPGLSLSSPSGRSYSEELDLFPTPDPHYVKKYYFPVRELERELAFDMKGEDVIVFLHIQKTGGTTFGRHLVQNVRLEVPCDCRPGQKKCTCYRPNRRETWLFSRFSTGWSCGLHADWTELTNCVPGVLDRRESAAAKTPRKFYYITLLRDPVSRYLSEWRHVQRGATWKTSLHMCDGRTPTPEELPSCYEGTDWSGCTLQEFMDCPYNLANNRQVRMLADLSLVGCYNMSFIPENKRAQILLESAKKNLKDMAFFGLTEFQRKTQYLFERTFNLKFIRPFMQYNSTRAGGVEVDNDTIRRIEELNDLDMQLYDYAKDLFQQRYQYKRQLERMEQRIKNREERLLHRSNEALPKEETEEQGRLPTEDYMSHIIEKW